One genomic segment of Odocoileus virginianus isolate 20LAN1187 ecotype Illinois chromosome 17, Ovbor_1.2, whole genome shotgun sequence includes these proteins:
- the SEZ6 gene encoding seizure protein 6 homolog isoform X3 has translation MPPAALLLLPSLLALLAHGLSSEAPTEGEGQAPGLEETDGELTAAPTPEQPEPGVHFVTTAPTLKLLNHHPLLEEFLQEGLEKGELRPDPPTASPLPRLANQDSRPVFTSPTPVVAAAPTQPQSREGPWSLESEPPALRITAALPPGPSMAMPTPGPGEGPNTTPPGGAWTPTPEGPGDIGRPWAPGVMFRTTGLGMEGTIATSTASGDDEETTTGTILTTTVTTVQPPGPCSWNFSGPEGSLDSPTASNSSPDVGLDCFYYISVYPGYGVEIKVQNISLREGETVTVEGLGGPDPLPLANQSFLLRGQVIRSPTHQAALRFQSLPPPAGPGTFHFHYQAYLLSCRFPRRPAYGAVTVTSLHPGGSARFRCTTGYQLKGARLLTCLNATQPFWDSQEPVCITACGGVIRNATTGRIVSPGFPGNYSNNLTCHWLLEAPEGQRLHLHFEKVSLAEDDDRLIIRNGDNVEAPPVYDSYEVEYLPIEGLLSSGRHFFVELSTDSSGVAAGMALRYEAFQQGHCYEPFVKYGNFSSSAPSYPVGTTVEFSCDPGYTLEQGSIIIECVDPHDPQWNETEPACRAVCSGETTDSAGVVLSPNWPEPYGRGQDCIWGVHVEEDKRIMLDVRVLRIGTGDVLTFYDGDDLTARVLGQYSGPRGHFKLFTSMADVTIQFQSDPGASVLGYQQGFVIHFFEVPRNDTCPELPEIPNGWKSPSQPELVHGTVVTYQCYPGYQVVGSSVLMCQWDLTWSEDLPSCQRVTSCHDPGDVEHSRRLISSPKFPVGATVQYICDQGFVLTGSALLTCHDRQASSPKWSDRAPKCLQQLKPCHGLSAPENGARSPEKRLHPAGATVHFSCAPGYVLKGQASIKCVPGHPSHWSDPPPICRAASLDGFYSGRSLDVAKVPAASSTLDAAHIAAAIFLPLVAMALLVGGVYLYFCRLQGKSPLQLPRTRPRPYDRITVESAFDNPTYETGSLSFAGDERI, from the exons GACTCTCCTCAGAGGCCCCCACGGAGGGGGAAGGGCAGGCCCCAGGCCTGGAGGAGACGGATGGAGAGTTGACAGCGGCCCCTACACCTGAGCAGCCAGAACCAGGCGTCCACTTCGTCACAACGGCCCCTACCCTGAAGCTGCTTAACCATCACCCCCTGCTGGAGGAATTCCTACAAGAGGGGCTGGAGAAGGGCGAGCTGAGGCCTGACCCACCTACAGCGAGTCCCCTGCCCCGCCTGGCCAATCAGGACAGCCGCCCCGTCTTCACCAGTCCCACTCCAGTCGTGGCGGCAGCCCCTACTCAACCCCAGTCCAGGGAGGGACCCTGGAGCCTGGAGTCAGAGCCCCCTGCACTTCGTATCACAGCTGCCCTACCTCCGGGGCCCAGCATGGCAATGCCCACCccaggcccaggggaggggccCAACACTACACCCCCTGGCGGAGCATGGACTCCAACCCCAGAGGGTCCTGGAGACATAGGCAGGCCCTGGGCTCCAGGAGTCATGTTCCGGACCACAGGGCTCGGGATGGAGGGGACCATCGCCACCTCCACAGCTTCAGGGGACGATGAGGAGACGACCACCGGcaccatcctcaccaccaccGTCACCACAGTCCAGCCACCAG GCCCTTGCAGCTGGAATTTCTCAGGCCCAGAGGGCTCTCTGGACTCCCCCACGGCCTCCAACTCATCCCCTGATGTCGGCCTGGACTGTTTCTACTACATCTCCGTCTACCCTGGCTACGGCGTGGAAATCAAG GTCCAGAACATCAGCCTCCGAGAGGGGGAGACCGTGACCGTGGAGGGCCTCGGGGGGCCAGACCCACTGCCCCTGGCCAACCAGTCTTTCCTGCTGAGGGGCCAAGTCATCcgcagccccacccaccaggcaGCCCTGAGGTTCCAGAGCCTCCCACCCCCTGCTGGGCCTGGCACCTTCCATTTCCACTACCAAG CCTATCTCCTGAGCTGCCGCTTTCCCCGACGTCCAGCTTATGGAGCTGTGACCGTCACCAGCCTCCACCCTGGAGGTAGTGCCCGCTTCCGCTGTACCACTGGCTACCAGCTGAAGGGTGCCAGGCTCCTTACCTGTCTCAACGCCACCCAGCCCTTCTGGGATTCTCAGGAGCCGGTCTGCATCA CTGCCTGCGGTGGAGTGATCCGCAACGCCACCACCGGCCGCATCGTCTCCCCCGGCTTCCCGGGCAACTACAGCAACAACCTCACCTGCCACTGGCTGCTTGAGGCTCCCGAGGGCCAGCGGCTGCACCTGCACTTTGAGAAGGTTTCCCTGGCAGAGGATGACGACAG GCTCATCATCCGTAATGGGGACAACGTGGAGGCCCCGCCCGTGTATGATTCCTACGAGGTGGAGTACCTGCCTATTGAGGGCCTGCTCAGCTCCGGCCGACACTTCTTCGTGGAGCTCAGTACTGATAGCAGTGGGGTGGCTGCGGGCATGGCCCTGCGCTACGAGG CCTTCCAGCAAGGCCATTGCTATGAGCCCTTTGTCAAATACGGCAACTTCAGCAGCAGCGCACCCTCTTACCCTGTGGGGACCACCGTGGAGTTCAGCTGCGACCCCGGCTACACTCTGGAGCAGGGCTCCATCATCATTGAGTGCGTGGACCCCCACGACCCCCAGTGGAATGAGACAGAGCCCGCCTGCCGAG CCGTGTGTAGTGGGGAGACCACAGACTCGGCCGGCGTGGTGCTCTCCCCCAACTGGCCGGAGCCGTACGGCCGTGGGCAGGACTGCATCTGGGGTGTGCACGTGGAGGAAGACAAGCGCATCATGCTGGACGTCCGAGT GCTGCGCATAGGCACAGGTGACGTGCTGACCTTCTATGACGGGGATGACCTGACAGCTCGGGTCCTGGGCCAGTACTCTGGGCCCCGTGGCCACTTCAAGCTCTTTACCTCCATGGCTGATGTCACCATTCAGTTCCAGTCGGACCCCGGGGCCTCAGTGCTCGGCTACCAGCAGGGCTTCGTCATCCACTTCTTTG AGGTGCCCCGTAATGACACATGTCCGGAGCTACCTGAGATCCCCAATGGCTGGAAGAGCCCGTCGCAGCCCGAGCTGGTGCATGGCACCGTCGTCACCTACCAGTGCTACCCTGGCTACCAGGTGGTGGGCTCCAGCGTCCTCATGTGCCAGTGGGACCTCACTTGGAGTGAGGACCTGCCCTCATGCCAGAGGG TGACTTCCTGTCATGACCCTGGGGACGTGGAACACAGCCGACGCCTCATATCGAGCCCCAAGTTCCCCGTGGGGGCCACCGTGCAGTATATCTGCGACCAGGGTTTTGTGCTGACGGGTAGTGCCCTCCTCACCTGCCATGACCGCCAAGCCAGCAGCCCCAAGTGGAGCGACCGGGCCCCCAAATGTCTCC AACAGCTCAAACCATGCCACGGCCTCAGTGCCCCCGAGAATGGTGCCCGCAGTCCCGAGAAGCGGCTGCACCCAGCGGGGGCTACTGTCCACTTCTCGTGTGCCCCTGGCTACGTGCTGAAGGGCCAGGCCAGCATCAAATGTGTGCCCGGACACCCCTCACATTGGAGTGACCCCCCACCCATCTGTAGGGCTG CCTCTCTGGACGGCTTCTACAGCGGCCGCAGCCTGGATG TTGCCAAAGTGCCAGCTGCCTCCAGCACGCTGGATGCTGCTCACATCGCAGCTGCCATCTTCTTGCCGCTGGTGGCGATGGCGCTCTTGGTGGGAGGTGTGTACCTCTACTTCTGCAG gctccaggggaaGAGCCCCCTGCAGCTGCCCCGGACACGACCCCGCCCTTATGACCGCATCACCGTGGAGTCAGCATTTGATAATCCAACTTACGAGACTGGA TCTCTTTCCTTTGCAGGAGACGAGAGAATATGA
- the SEZ6 gene encoding seizure protein 6 homolog isoform X1: MPPAALLLLPSLLALLAHGLSSEAPTEGEGQAPGLEETDGELTAAPTPEQPEPGVHFVTTAPTLKLLNHHPLLEEFLQEGLEKGELRPDPPTASPLPRLANQDSRPVFTSPTPVVAAAPTQPQSREGPWSLESEPPALRITAALPPGPSMAMPTPGPGEGPNTTPPGGAWTPTPEGPGDIGRPWAPGVMFRTTGLGMEGTIATSTASGDDEETTTGTILTTTVTTVQPPGPCSWNFSGPEGSLDSPTASNSSPDVGLDCFYYISVYPGYGVEIKVQNISLREGETVTVEGLGGPDPLPLANQSFLLRGQVIRSPTHQAALRFQSLPPPAGPGTFHFHYQAYLLSCRFPRRPAYGAVTVTSLHPGGSARFRCTTGYQLKGARLLTCLNATQPFWDSQEPVCITACGGVIRNATTGRIVSPGFPGNYSNNLTCHWLLEAPEGQRLHLHFEKVSLAEDDDRLIIRNGDNVEAPPVYDSYEVEYLPIEGLLSSGRHFFVELSTDSSGVAAGMALRYEAFQQGHCYEPFVKYGNFSSSAPSYPVGTTVEFSCDPGYTLEQGSIIIECVDPHDPQWNETEPACRAVCSGETTDSAGVVLSPNWPEPYGRGQDCIWGVHVEEDKRIMLDVRVLRIGTGDVLTFYDGDDLTARVLGQYSGPRGHFKLFTSMADVTIQFQSDPGASVLGYQQGFVIHFFEVPRNDTCPELPEIPNGWKSPSQPELVHGTVVTYQCYPGYQVVGSSVLMCQWDLTWSEDLPSCQRVTSCHDPGDVEHSRRLISSPKFPVGATVQYICDQGFVLTGSALLTCHDRQASSPKWSDRAPKCLLEQLKPCHGLSAPENGARSPEKRLHPAGATVHFSCAPGYVLKGQASIKCVPGHPSHWSDPPPICRAASLDGFYSGRSLDVAKVPAASSTLDAAHIAAAIFLPLVAMALLVGGVYLYFCRLQGKSPLQLPRTRPRPYDRITVESAFDNPTYETGSLSFAGDERI, from the exons GACTCTCCTCAGAGGCCCCCACGGAGGGGGAAGGGCAGGCCCCAGGCCTGGAGGAGACGGATGGAGAGTTGACAGCGGCCCCTACACCTGAGCAGCCAGAACCAGGCGTCCACTTCGTCACAACGGCCCCTACCCTGAAGCTGCTTAACCATCACCCCCTGCTGGAGGAATTCCTACAAGAGGGGCTGGAGAAGGGCGAGCTGAGGCCTGACCCACCTACAGCGAGTCCCCTGCCCCGCCTGGCCAATCAGGACAGCCGCCCCGTCTTCACCAGTCCCACTCCAGTCGTGGCGGCAGCCCCTACTCAACCCCAGTCCAGGGAGGGACCCTGGAGCCTGGAGTCAGAGCCCCCTGCACTTCGTATCACAGCTGCCCTACCTCCGGGGCCCAGCATGGCAATGCCCACCccaggcccaggggaggggccCAACACTACACCCCCTGGCGGAGCATGGACTCCAACCCCAGAGGGTCCTGGAGACATAGGCAGGCCCTGGGCTCCAGGAGTCATGTTCCGGACCACAGGGCTCGGGATGGAGGGGACCATCGCCACCTCCACAGCTTCAGGGGACGATGAGGAGACGACCACCGGcaccatcctcaccaccaccGTCACCACAGTCCAGCCACCAG GCCCTTGCAGCTGGAATTTCTCAGGCCCAGAGGGCTCTCTGGACTCCCCCACGGCCTCCAACTCATCCCCTGATGTCGGCCTGGACTGTTTCTACTACATCTCCGTCTACCCTGGCTACGGCGTGGAAATCAAG GTCCAGAACATCAGCCTCCGAGAGGGGGAGACCGTGACCGTGGAGGGCCTCGGGGGGCCAGACCCACTGCCCCTGGCCAACCAGTCTTTCCTGCTGAGGGGCCAAGTCATCcgcagccccacccaccaggcaGCCCTGAGGTTCCAGAGCCTCCCACCCCCTGCTGGGCCTGGCACCTTCCATTTCCACTACCAAG CCTATCTCCTGAGCTGCCGCTTTCCCCGACGTCCAGCTTATGGAGCTGTGACCGTCACCAGCCTCCACCCTGGAGGTAGTGCCCGCTTCCGCTGTACCACTGGCTACCAGCTGAAGGGTGCCAGGCTCCTTACCTGTCTCAACGCCACCCAGCCCTTCTGGGATTCTCAGGAGCCGGTCTGCATCA CTGCCTGCGGTGGAGTGATCCGCAACGCCACCACCGGCCGCATCGTCTCCCCCGGCTTCCCGGGCAACTACAGCAACAACCTCACCTGCCACTGGCTGCTTGAGGCTCCCGAGGGCCAGCGGCTGCACCTGCACTTTGAGAAGGTTTCCCTGGCAGAGGATGACGACAG GCTCATCATCCGTAATGGGGACAACGTGGAGGCCCCGCCCGTGTATGATTCCTACGAGGTGGAGTACCTGCCTATTGAGGGCCTGCTCAGCTCCGGCCGACACTTCTTCGTGGAGCTCAGTACTGATAGCAGTGGGGTGGCTGCGGGCATGGCCCTGCGCTACGAGG CCTTCCAGCAAGGCCATTGCTATGAGCCCTTTGTCAAATACGGCAACTTCAGCAGCAGCGCACCCTCTTACCCTGTGGGGACCACCGTGGAGTTCAGCTGCGACCCCGGCTACACTCTGGAGCAGGGCTCCATCATCATTGAGTGCGTGGACCCCCACGACCCCCAGTGGAATGAGACAGAGCCCGCCTGCCGAG CCGTGTGTAGTGGGGAGACCACAGACTCGGCCGGCGTGGTGCTCTCCCCCAACTGGCCGGAGCCGTACGGCCGTGGGCAGGACTGCATCTGGGGTGTGCACGTGGAGGAAGACAAGCGCATCATGCTGGACGTCCGAGT GCTGCGCATAGGCACAGGTGACGTGCTGACCTTCTATGACGGGGATGACCTGACAGCTCGGGTCCTGGGCCAGTACTCTGGGCCCCGTGGCCACTTCAAGCTCTTTACCTCCATGGCTGATGTCACCATTCAGTTCCAGTCGGACCCCGGGGCCTCAGTGCTCGGCTACCAGCAGGGCTTCGTCATCCACTTCTTTG AGGTGCCCCGTAATGACACATGTCCGGAGCTACCTGAGATCCCCAATGGCTGGAAGAGCCCGTCGCAGCCCGAGCTGGTGCATGGCACCGTCGTCACCTACCAGTGCTACCCTGGCTACCAGGTGGTGGGCTCCAGCGTCCTCATGTGCCAGTGGGACCTCACTTGGAGTGAGGACCTGCCCTCATGCCAGAGGG TGACTTCCTGTCATGACCCTGGGGACGTGGAACACAGCCGACGCCTCATATCGAGCCCCAAGTTCCCCGTGGGGGCCACCGTGCAGTATATCTGCGACCAGGGTTTTGTGCTGACGGGTAGTGCCCTCCTCACCTGCCATGACCGCCAAGCCAGCAGCCCCAAGTGGAGCGACCGGGCCCCCAAATGTCTCC TAGAACAGCTCAAACCATGCCACGGCCTCAGTGCCCCCGAGAATGGTGCCCGCAGTCCCGAGAAGCGGCTGCACCCAGCGGGGGCTACTGTCCACTTCTCGTGTGCCCCTGGCTACGTGCTGAAGGGCCAGGCCAGCATCAAATGTGTGCCCGGACACCCCTCACATTGGAGTGACCCCCCACCCATCTGTAGGGCTG CCTCTCTGGACGGCTTCTACAGCGGCCGCAGCCTGGATG TTGCCAAAGTGCCAGCTGCCTCCAGCACGCTGGATGCTGCTCACATCGCAGCTGCCATCTTCTTGCCGCTGGTGGCGATGGCGCTCTTGGTGGGAGGTGTGTACCTCTACTTCTGCAG gctccaggggaaGAGCCCCCTGCAGCTGCCCCGGACACGACCCCGCCCTTATGACCGCATCACCGTGGAGTCAGCATTTGATAATCCAACTTACGAGACTGGA TCTCTTTCCTTTGCAGGAGACGAGAGAATATGA
- the SEZ6 gene encoding seizure protein 6 homolog isoform X2, with protein MPPAALLLLPSLLALLAHGLSSEAPTEGEGQAPGLEETDGELTAAPTPEQPEPGVHFVTTAPTLKLLNHHPLLEEFLQEGLEKGELRPDPPTASPLPRLANQDSRPVFTSPTPVVAAAPTQPQSREGPWSLESEPPALRITAALPPGPSMAMPTPGPGEGPNTTPPGGAWTPTPEGPGDIGRPWAPGVMFRTTGLGMEGTIATSTASGDDEETTTGTILTTTVTTVQPPGPCSWNFSGPEGSLDSPTASNSSPDVGLDCFYYISVYPGYGVEIKVQNISLREGETVTVEGLGGPDPLPLANQSFLLRGQVIRSPTHQAALRFQSLPPPAGPGTFHFHYQAYLLSCRFPRRPAYGAVTVTSLHPGGSARFRCTTGYQLKGARLLTCLNATQPFWDSQEPVCITACGGVIRNATTGRIVSPGFPGNYSNNLTCHWLLEAPEGQRLHLHFEKVSLAEDDDRLIIRNGDNVEAPPVYDSYEVEYLPIEGLLSSGRHFFVELSTDSSGVAAGMALRYEAFQQGHCYEPFVKYGNFSSSAPSYPVGTTVEFSCDPGYTLEQGSIIIECVDPHDPQWNETEPACRAVCSGETTDSAGVVLSPNWPEPYGRGQDCIWGVHVEEDKRIMLDVRVLRIGTGDVLTFYDGDDLTARVLGQYSGPRGHFKLFTSMADVTIQFQSDPGASVLGYQQGFVIHFFEVPRNDTCPELPEIPNGWKSPSQPELVHGTVVTYQCYPGYQVVGSSVLMCQWDLTWSEDLPSCQRVTSCHDPGDVEHSRRLISSPKFPVGATVQYICDQGFVLTGSALLTCHDRQASSPKWSDRAPKCLLEQLKPCHGLSAPENGARSPEKRLHPAGATVHFSCAPGYVLKGQASIKCVPGHPSHWSDPPPICRAASLDGFYSGRSLDVAKVPAASSTLDAAHIAAAIFLPLVAMALLVGGVYLYFCRLQGKSPLQLPRTRPRPYDRITVESAFDNPTYETGETREYEVSI; from the exons GACTCTCCTCAGAGGCCCCCACGGAGGGGGAAGGGCAGGCCCCAGGCCTGGAGGAGACGGATGGAGAGTTGACAGCGGCCCCTACACCTGAGCAGCCAGAACCAGGCGTCCACTTCGTCACAACGGCCCCTACCCTGAAGCTGCTTAACCATCACCCCCTGCTGGAGGAATTCCTACAAGAGGGGCTGGAGAAGGGCGAGCTGAGGCCTGACCCACCTACAGCGAGTCCCCTGCCCCGCCTGGCCAATCAGGACAGCCGCCCCGTCTTCACCAGTCCCACTCCAGTCGTGGCGGCAGCCCCTACTCAACCCCAGTCCAGGGAGGGACCCTGGAGCCTGGAGTCAGAGCCCCCTGCACTTCGTATCACAGCTGCCCTACCTCCGGGGCCCAGCATGGCAATGCCCACCccaggcccaggggaggggccCAACACTACACCCCCTGGCGGAGCATGGACTCCAACCCCAGAGGGTCCTGGAGACATAGGCAGGCCCTGGGCTCCAGGAGTCATGTTCCGGACCACAGGGCTCGGGATGGAGGGGACCATCGCCACCTCCACAGCTTCAGGGGACGATGAGGAGACGACCACCGGcaccatcctcaccaccaccGTCACCACAGTCCAGCCACCAG GCCCTTGCAGCTGGAATTTCTCAGGCCCAGAGGGCTCTCTGGACTCCCCCACGGCCTCCAACTCATCCCCTGATGTCGGCCTGGACTGTTTCTACTACATCTCCGTCTACCCTGGCTACGGCGTGGAAATCAAG GTCCAGAACATCAGCCTCCGAGAGGGGGAGACCGTGACCGTGGAGGGCCTCGGGGGGCCAGACCCACTGCCCCTGGCCAACCAGTCTTTCCTGCTGAGGGGCCAAGTCATCcgcagccccacccaccaggcaGCCCTGAGGTTCCAGAGCCTCCCACCCCCTGCTGGGCCTGGCACCTTCCATTTCCACTACCAAG CCTATCTCCTGAGCTGCCGCTTTCCCCGACGTCCAGCTTATGGAGCTGTGACCGTCACCAGCCTCCACCCTGGAGGTAGTGCCCGCTTCCGCTGTACCACTGGCTACCAGCTGAAGGGTGCCAGGCTCCTTACCTGTCTCAACGCCACCCAGCCCTTCTGGGATTCTCAGGAGCCGGTCTGCATCA CTGCCTGCGGTGGAGTGATCCGCAACGCCACCACCGGCCGCATCGTCTCCCCCGGCTTCCCGGGCAACTACAGCAACAACCTCACCTGCCACTGGCTGCTTGAGGCTCCCGAGGGCCAGCGGCTGCACCTGCACTTTGAGAAGGTTTCCCTGGCAGAGGATGACGACAG GCTCATCATCCGTAATGGGGACAACGTGGAGGCCCCGCCCGTGTATGATTCCTACGAGGTGGAGTACCTGCCTATTGAGGGCCTGCTCAGCTCCGGCCGACACTTCTTCGTGGAGCTCAGTACTGATAGCAGTGGGGTGGCTGCGGGCATGGCCCTGCGCTACGAGG CCTTCCAGCAAGGCCATTGCTATGAGCCCTTTGTCAAATACGGCAACTTCAGCAGCAGCGCACCCTCTTACCCTGTGGGGACCACCGTGGAGTTCAGCTGCGACCCCGGCTACACTCTGGAGCAGGGCTCCATCATCATTGAGTGCGTGGACCCCCACGACCCCCAGTGGAATGAGACAGAGCCCGCCTGCCGAG CCGTGTGTAGTGGGGAGACCACAGACTCGGCCGGCGTGGTGCTCTCCCCCAACTGGCCGGAGCCGTACGGCCGTGGGCAGGACTGCATCTGGGGTGTGCACGTGGAGGAAGACAAGCGCATCATGCTGGACGTCCGAGT GCTGCGCATAGGCACAGGTGACGTGCTGACCTTCTATGACGGGGATGACCTGACAGCTCGGGTCCTGGGCCAGTACTCTGGGCCCCGTGGCCACTTCAAGCTCTTTACCTCCATGGCTGATGTCACCATTCAGTTCCAGTCGGACCCCGGGGCCTCAGTGCTCGGCTACCAGCAGGGCTTCGTCATCCACTTCTTTG AGGTGCCCCGTAATGACACATGTCCGGAGCTACCTGAGATCCCCAATGGCTGGAAGAGCCCGTCGCAGCCCGAGCTGGTGCATGGCACCGTCGTCACCTACCAGTGCTACCCTGGCTACCAGGTGGTGGGCTCCAGCGTCCTCATGTGCCAGTGGGACCTCACTTGGAGTGAGGACCTGCCCTCATGCCAGAGGG TGACTTCCTGTCATGACCCTGGGGACGTGGAACACAGCCGACGCCTCATATCGAGCCCCAAGTTCCCCGTGGGGGCCACCGTGCAGTATATCTGCGACCAGGGTTTTGTGCTGACGGGTAGTGCCCTCCTCACCTGCCATGACCGCCAAGCCAGCAGCCCCAAGTGGAGCGACCGGGCCCCCAAATGTCTCC TAGAACAGCTCAAACCATGCCACGGCCTCAGTGCCCCCGAGAATGGTGCCCGCAGTCCCGAGAAGCGGCTGCACCCAGCGGGGGCTACTGTCCACTTCTCGTGTGCCCCTGGCTACGTGCTGAAGGGCCAGGCCAGCATCAAATGTGTGCCCGGACACCCCTCACATTGGAGTGACCCCCCACCCATCTGTAGGGCTG CCTCTCTGGACGGCTTCTACAGCGGCCGCAGCCTGGATG TTGCCAAAGTGCCAGCTGCCTCCAGCACGCTGGATGCTGCTCACATCGCAGCTGCCATCTTCTTGCCGCTGGTGGCGATGGCGCTCTTGGTGGGAGGTGTGTACCTCTACTTCTGCAG gctccaggggaaGAGCCCCCTGCAGCTGCCCCGGACACGACCCCGCCCTTATGACCGCATCACCGTGGAGTCAGCATTTGATAATCCAACTTACGAGACTGGA GAGACGAGAGAATATGAAGTCTCCATCTAG